Genomic segment of Populus nigra chromosome 6, ddPopNigr1.1, whole genome shotgun sequence:
TCCAGATACCCATCTCATCGACTTGGCAATGGCCTTGTCGTATCCGGTCGACCTGAGCAGCCAAAAGAAAAGGCTCCAACAATGAGCTCAGCTGCCATGCCTTATACAGGTGGGGATATTAAGAAATCAGGAGAGCTAGGGAAAATGTTTATCCCTACGGAAGGCTCTAAGTCTAGGAAATCTGGGCCAATAACTGGGCCTCCTTCAAGGACTGGATCTTTTGCAGGGGCTGCTTCACATTCAGGGTCAATGATGTCAAATGCTGCTTCTCGTGCTGGCTATACCACATCGGGTCCTTTATCCTCTGGAGGCTTGCCTGGTTCAGCCTCGCTAAAGAAATCAAGTTCTGGACCACTAAATAAACACGGGGAACCCATAAAGAAGTCCTCTGGCCCTCAATCTGGTGGAGTAACGCGACAAAATTCTGGATCTATTCCATCAGCCCTGCCAGCAACCGGTCTCATAACATCTGGACCTATTTCTTCAGGACCATTAAATTCTTCCGGTGCTCCTCGGAAAGTATCTGGTCCTCTGGAATCCACAGgttcaatgaaattaaatagCTCCTCCATTAGTAACAACCCAGCTGTGACTACTTTAAGTCAGGATGATGACTATTCTGTGAGGAAGAACTTCCCAAAAACTGTAGTATGGTTGGTGATACTGATTTTTGTGATGGGATTGCTTGCTGGTGGTTTTATTCTTGGAGCTGTTCACAATGCCATCCTCCTTGTTGTCGTTGTGGTTCTTTTTGTCATAGTTGCTGCTTTAGTTGTTTGGAATATGTGTGGGGGGAGAAGATATATTGTAGAGTTCACCGCTCGATATCCTGATGCTGATCTCAGAACTGCAAAAAAT
This window contains:
- the LOC133697468 gene encoding uncharacterized membrane protein At1g16860-like gives rise to the protein MGSRYPSHRLGNGLVVSGRPEQPKEKAPTMSSAAMPYTGGDIKKSGELGKMFIPTEGSKSRKSGPITGPPSRTGSFAGAASHSGSMMSNAASRAGYTTSGPLSSGGLPGSASLKKSSSGPLNKHGEPIKKSSGPQSGGVTRQNSGSIPSALPATGLITSGPISSGPLNSSGAPRKVSGPLESTGSMKLNSSSISNNPAVTTLSQDDDYSVRKNFPKTVVWLVILIFVMGLLAGGFILGAVHNAILLVVVVVLFVIVAALVVWNMCGGRRYIVEFTARYPDADLRTAKNGQYVKVSGVVTCGNVPLESSFQRVPRCVYTSTRLYEYRAWGSKPANPSHHHFTWGLRSSERHVVDFYISDFQSGLRALVKTGNGTRITPFVDDSLVADINPEKKDLSPEFVRWLGKKNLSGDERLMRLKEGYIKEGSTVSVMGIVQRNDNVLMIVAPPEPLATGWQWPRCIFPASLDGIVLRCEDTSNDDVIPV